The window TGCCTCATGGCATAAGGGTAAAGAAGGTATACAAAAAACTTGAATTTACAAAGAAACCTGGTGTTACAGTGATAAAGAGTGTATTTCCGGTTAAAATTGGGGAAAATAGGCTCGAGCCCTTTATGCTCTATCTCGATGTCTCACCATACCCCAATAAACTTGTGGAGATTCCAACGGACCGGAATATTGCCTTTTTCGACAGGGATAAGATAGGGAATTTATACGTAAGGACATTTTTGGAAGGTGACAGGTTTTTCCCCCTCGGCATGAAAAATTCTATAAAGTTAAAGGATTTTTTTATATCCCGGAAGATTCCAAAGGAAAGAAGAAGGCATATTCCCCTTCTCCTTTCAGAAAAGGATATTATATGGATTATTGGTTACAGGATTGATGAAAGGTACAAGGTGGAAAGGGATACAAAACATATCCTTAAGGTGGTTGTGAAACATTATGTTTAAACATGCAGGATTAGAGGGTTCAAGGATTCAAGGGTTGAAGTGTGTTAATTCACTCGAATCCTTACTCCTTGGCCTCTTGAACCCTTTGCTGATAATATGTGTTGGTGATGATAATAAAGACTGCAAATAAAGGCCCATGGGTGGTTCTCATTCACGGACTTGGGGTTACAGAGAATGTATGGTTTGCACCCCTCGAAGTAAAGGTTTTGTTTATCTCCTTTAAAACCCTGTTGAAGGAAGAAAAGGAGATTATACCCCTCGCAGAAAGGTGCAATAAGGAGAATTATAATATCGCAAGCTGGACGCAAAATATCTATGGAACGGTTGACGATGCAGCAGCTGAACTAAAGGTCCTTGTAGATTCTATTGATAGCCAGGATATAGTCTTTATAGCCCATTCGAGGGGCGGGCTTGTGGCAAGATGGGCAATACAACATCATGGTTTAAATCCAAAGGCCTTGATATGCTTATCAACACCACACTACGGCAGCGGGTTTGCAGACTATACGATGAAGCATCAGAAGTTTATTCAACTTGTATCCCCTTCTGTCAAAAGGCATATTGTCCCCATAAGAGAGCTATGCACCTACGCTCCCTTGATAAAGGAAATTAACAGACCAGAGGGGCTTGAGATGGAAAAACATGTCCCGCACTTTGATATATGTGGTGATTCAGTTTCATACTTCACAACATGTTTCTTCAACGTGATGGGCTCAGCAGAAAAGCTTTTTGGCAAAGGTATAATCAAGGAATGGAAGATGGGGCAGGGGGATGGTTTTGTATGCGTTGAATCCTGCAAATCCCCTCTCACGCCCGATGAAATGTTCTTCAAACTACCTGTCAACCATGCAAATATTTTGATTGACAACAAAGCGTGGGATATTGTAAATAGTATCCTCCAGCGGTGCGTAGCACCACGGTTTTAAGTTCGGAGTTCAGAGTTCGGAGTTAAACTCTGTAAGCTTTAATCCCGCCAAAAGCGGGACAATCCGCAATCTGAAATCTGAAATCGACGATGGGGTTAAGGAATGTATCACGAAAAGTCAGGAATAGAGAATACGGAAAAAACCCTTGAGGTTGCTTCTCAGTATGCAAAAAAGAGGGACATCAAAGACATCGTCATTGCCTCAACAACTGACTATACGGCAGAAAAGGTACTTGAAAAGTACGCCAATGAAGGGCTTAATATAGTTGTCGTAACACATAATACAGGGTTTTCGGAAGAAGGACATCAGGAGTTTTCAGAGGATATAAGAAGAAGACTCATAAAAAGCGGCATAAAGGTACTCACAGGCACAATGGTCTTGAGGAGCCTTGGCACGGCAATTCGTGAACTTACAGGCTATTCTGAGCAGGACCTTGTGGCGAACACCCTGAGGATGTTTTCCCAGGGGATAAAGGTGTGTGTGGAGATTGTTGCAATGGCTGCAGATAGCGGGTTAATCCCCTTTTCTGATGTCATTGCCATAGCAGGAACTGGAAGGGGTGCAGATACGGCGTGTGTGATAAGGGCGAATTCTTCTAACAGGCTTTTTAAAATAAAGGTGAGAGAAATCATAATAAAACCAAAGGAGTTTTAAATGCTATCAAAAAGAGCAAGTTCACTCAAGCCATCACCAACCCTAACAATCAATGCAAAGGAAAAGGCCCTCAAGGCTCAGGGGTTGGACATTGTAGGATTTGGAGTAGGGGAGCCTGATTTTGATACTCCAGACCATATTAAAAAGGCGGCGATTGATGCCATTAACGAAGGTTTTACAAAGTACACACCAGCAGCCGGAATAGACCCTTTAAAGGACGCAATCATTGAAAAGTTTAAAAGAGACAATAATCTCACGTACAAAAGGGATGAGGTCATTGTTTCCTGTGGTGGCAAGCATTCACTCTACAACCTCTTTCAAGCCCTGTTTGAAAAGGGTGATGAGGTAATCATTCCAATTCCATATTGGGTATCCTATCCGCCGATGGTGGAGCTTGCCGGGGCAAAACCTGTGCTTGTCGATACATCTGAAAAGGATGATTTCCAGATTACAAAAAGGTTGTTGAAAAAACATATTACAAAAAAGACAAAAGGGATAGTGCTGAATTATCCGTCGAATCCGGCAGGCTCGGTATATTCAGTGGAAAACCTGAAAGAGATTGGGAAAATAGCTGTGGAGAATAATATCTATATCATATCTGACGAGATATATGAAAAGCTTACATATGATGAATATACACACACGAGCATTGCCTCCATTAATCCTTCTTTTAAAGAAAGAACAATCATAGCCCATGGTGTTTCTAAGACATACGCAATGACAGGATGGAGGATAGGGTTTGCCGCAGGACCTAAAGAGATTATACAGGCTATGTCAAATATACAGAGCCAGAGCACATCAAACCCGACATCCATTTCACAGAAGGCAGCGGTTGTAGCCTTAAATGGCCCTCAGGATTTTATCAAGACGATGGTCAGTGAATTTAAAAGGAGAAGGGACTTCCTGGTGAGGGAGCTTCGTAGCATTGAAGGCGTGACCTGTTACAATCCTAAGGGTGCCTTTTACGTATTTCCCAACTTTAATAAACTCCTTGGCAGGAAATATAAGGGCAAAAAAATAGGTTCTTCATCAGTATTGACCGAGATACTCCTTGAAGACTTCCATACAGCGGTTGTCCCGGGGGTCGAATTTGGCAAAGAAGGTTACCTGAGGCTTTCTTTTGCAACCTCTATGGAAGTTATCAAAAAGGGAGTGGAGAGGATAAAGAAGGCTGTAGCTTCGCTTGACTAACATCAGTAAGTAGTAAGCAGTAAGTAGTAAGCAGTAAGGAGTAAGCAGCAACTGCATACTGCCCATTTCCTACTGCCTACTCTATAATCCTGTCCCTCGTCCTTCGTGTCTTACAGGTAACTTTTTAACATTGCTTGACAACTTCTTTCCCCCCTGATAGCATTGCAATAATGAAATAAACAGGTCAGGCGAATGTCCTGATTTGTATTAAAAAAGGAGGTAAAAATGGCGAGAATCGGCATATTCGCATGTTCAAACGCAACACAGGATCTGGGTTGTTCCTCTGTAAGCTGCCTGGCAGATTTACGGAGGCGAAAGGGCGCCTTTGAGCGGTACAAAGACGATGAGAAGCTCGATTTAGTCGGTATTGTAAGCTGCTCAGGATGTCCTACACTGACGGGACATGAAAAGCTCCTGAACAGGATTCGGGCATTGACCGAATTCAAGGTTGATGCAATCCATTTTACATACTGTATGGATACATTATGCCCGTTCAAGGATGAGTATAAGGCATTACTTGAGAAGAACTTCCCGGATATAAAAGTAGTCATAGGAACCCACGAAGTCCCTATCACCCAGGACCAGTTTAGAGGGGAAATTAAGAAACTCTTCTGCCAGCCGCAATTCACCATGGTTGATGTGATAAAAGGGAGGAAGATAGAATAATCCGGGAAAAAGAATTGGGGGTCATGTCTTGAATTATAAGTTTTGATTCTGTATTATTATTACCTTTCCCTGCTTAATTAGGTAAAAATACAATGCAAAATTATATACGCTCCACGCTCTCCGCTATAAAAATGCGTTGCACGCGGTATATTCAATTATTGGTGATAATCTTAAAAATGGATTAGAATAAATCTTAAGAAGTAGATGAAATGTTAAAGGGGATTATAAAAAAGCAATTCAACAGACAGGCAAAAAGCTTCAGTAGCTGGTCTGTTACGAAAAATATAGAATATATGCAGGCCCATTTTGATTTTTTCAGAATGAATGAAAATGACACCATGTTAGATGTTGCCTGTGGAACAGGTGAATTTTCAATATTTTCAGCGAAAAGAATAAAATATGTTCTGGGAATAGATATTTCAGATGAAGAAATTAAATTAGCGAATGAACAGGCTGAAAGTAACAATGTAACGAATGTAAAATTTATCTGTCACAATGTAGAAAAAATTCCCTGCGATGATAATTCATATTCAATAGCTGTTTGTAAATCAGCGTTTCATCATATGCAGAACTATTCCCAGGTATTTTTAGAGATGCTGCGATGCTGTAAAAACCTTGGTAGAGTGGGTATTCAGGATATTGTCGCGTATGATGACAAAAAAACGAACGATTTTTTTGAAGGCATGGAAAAAGCAATAGATATAAGTCACAATTCAGCTTTATCATTGGAGTCAATTGTAGATTTGTTTAAGGCTAATGATTTAAAAATTGTAAATGAGTTTCAGATAGAGATTGGGCTAAATTTTCAAGAATATCTGCGTCATGCATATCAGTCTGAAAGCAGTATAAGAAAAATCGAAAAATTGCTAAAATTTGGATTGGAAGATAAAGGGATTTCAAAATATTTTATCATTAAAGATGATGAGTTGTTCTTTAAACGAAATGTTTTTCTTATCCTGGGC is drawn from Pseudomonadota bacterium and contains these coding sequences:
- a CDS encoding CGGC domain-containing protein; translated protein: MARIGIFACSNATQDLGCSSVSCLADLRRRKGAFERYKDDEKLDLVGIVSCSGCPTLTGHEKLLNRIRALTEFKVDAIHFTYCMDTLCPFKDEYKALLEKNFPDIKVVIGTHEVPITQDQFRGEIKKLFCQPQFTMVDVIKGRKIE
- a CDS encoding alpha/beta hydrolase produces the protein MIIKTANKGPWVVLIHGLGVTENVWFAPLEVKVLFISFKTLLKEEKEIIPLAERCNKENYNIASWTQNIYGTVDDAAAELKVLVDSIDSQDIVFIAHSRGGLVARWAIQHHGLNPKALICLSTPHYGSGFADYTMKHQKFIQLVSPSVKRHIVPIRELCTYAPLIKEINRPEGLEMEKHVPHFDICGDSVSYFTTCFFNVMGSAEKLFGKGIIKEWKMGQGDGFVCVESCKSPLTPDEMFFKLPVNHANILIDNKAWDIVNSILQRCVAPRF
- a CDS encoding pyridoxal phosphate-dependent aminotransferase — its product is MLSKRASSLKPSPTLTINAKEKALKAQGLDIVGFGVGEPDFDTPDHIKKAAIDAINEGFTKYTPAAGIDPLKDAIIEKFKRDNNLTYKRDEVIVSCGGKHSLYNLFQALFEKGDEVIIPIPYWVSYPPMVELAGAKPVLVDTSEKDDFQITKRLLKKHITKKTKGIVLNYPSNPAGSVYSVENLKEIGKIAVENNIYIISDEIYEKLTYDEYTHTSIASINPSFKERTIIAHGVSKTYAMTGWRIGFAAGPKEIIQAMSNIQSQSTSNPTSISQKAAVVALNGPQDFIKTMVSEFKRRRDFLVRELRSIEGVTCYNPKGAFYVFPNFNKLLGRKYKGKKIGSSSVLTEILLEDFHTAVVPGVEFGKEGYLRLSFATSMEVIKKGVERIKKAVASLD
- a CDS encoding methyltransferase domain-containing protein produces the protein MLKGIIKKQFNRQAKSFSSWSVTKNIEYMQAHFDFFRMNENDTMLDVACGTGEFSIFSAKRIKYVLGIDISDEEIKLANEQAESNNVTNVKFICHNVEKIPCDDNSYSIAVCKSAFHHMQNYSQVFLEMLRCCKNLGRVGIQDIVAYDDKKTNDFFEGMEKAIDISHNSALSLESIVDLFKANDLKIVNEFQIEIGLNFQEYLRHAYQSESSIRKIEKLLKFGLEDKGISKYFIIKDDELFFKRNVFLILGEKCDRTLSFGVE